tagggttCTCTGCGGCTCCTGGCCGGACTGAGGGTGATCCTGGGACCctgtccccagtgttgccaggttttcatgaaagaacaagcacttttccCGAAAAAAACAAGCCcagaaaaagcccaaaacacgtgagattgaaacttttttaatttttttatggcatttaatgccctcacatactcattcccctctcccaacccccctccaagcacatctctggcccccacactctcattcccccctccctacccctccgagcacatctctggccccatacaaactgattcccccctccgagcacatctctggcccctcacaaactgattcccccctccgagcacatctctggcccctcacaaactgattcccccctccgagcacatctctggcccctcacacattgattcccccctccctgcccctccgagcacatctctggcccctcacaaactgattcccccctccgagtacatctctggcccctcacacactgattcccccctccgagcacatctctggcccctcacacactgattcccccctccgagcacatctctggcctctcacacactgattcccccctccctatcccctccgagcacatctctggcccccacattctAATTCCCCCcatactaattcctcccctcctgatacctggctgtagctgcacagtgtgaagattcctttgctgttgcttggtgctgctggccttcctgttccaggtctgcccacgtgcgatgctgggtctgcccacaaaatatgTGGGGTGCATCAATAAGGCTTGCAGCTCTGCTCTGATTGACTTACTGCTGCAAAATAGGGCTAGAGTaggcctgctatggacaggcttcatcgcagcagcagccaatcccTGTAccatgattcagagcacaagttcCGCCCAAGAAGCCCAAAAAAACAccactggcagaaaaaatagcccaattaaaagcaacccgcgaatcagAAAAAACTcccgcgaatgactacaaaaagaagcccaatcttgcggaaaataagcgaggttggcaacactgtctgtccctccctctaTGAACCCGCCTCTCCCCACTTTCTCCCCTAGGCCGGCATCCATCTCTCTACGGTTCTCTGCAGGTACTGCACGCTGGAAAGAACGGCTGGGCCCgggctgtgccccgcctcctcgcCCCTGCCGTCCAATCGCAGCatcaggaaggggcggggctgccGCAGGGCTCTCCTGTGATTAGGCTCCGACCCTACTTAATCTCGCCCTCACACACATGGCGGTTCTGTAGCTTCTGGTTGGTGTCCGAGAGCTCGGCCGTGCGCTCCGAAAGCGGGCAGCGGTTAcctgccgggaaaagccgctGAACACCGAAGGAGCAATGTGGGCTACGACTGGGGGTGGTGATGAAGCGCAGGTCCTGGCCCAGGTATGAGCTGCGCTTtacggcctccccctccccaggctttaagcttgcaagtCCTGCAAACGTCCCCGGGTTTTAAGCGGCTCTTGCCGCTagcctgctctcactgctccgtgttcacggtctgattgtgacagagGGGTTTGCATGAAACCAGAAATcgggtgaatgaatgaatgaatgaatgaatgaccgagggatgcgatgtgtgtgagagagagggtgagcggtAAACATCGCACACGGGGAAGCCAAAACCTGACCTGGGGGTttcctttcccagggcagtgctggcAAGAGTTGGCTCAGAAGCTCCCCTGGAGCCCGTGTCTAACAGCCCCTGCTAGAAACCCATAATCTGTCcacgtttaatgtttgtttgcataggggaggaggtttcaccgcgcactgtgtgcgttagaaagattcttttattttaagagagaacatttcattcttgtgattgCGGGCGAGGAGCTGTTAATCACCGGAGGGTGTAATACAAGAGAGTAGGGGAAAGAGGGGGTAAAAACCCGGAGCCTCTGTCCCCGGCTGCCTGGCGAGTGCAGAGCCGGCTGTGAAGGGATGGACCGCACGCTGGAGTCCTGTGCTAGTGAGGAGTTGGGGGAaggagaagaataaggggtaaagtaAAGTTTTATAGCCagctgactggtggctcagcagctaTATGACGGCTCCGTTACAGGGATTTGCTTGGTCGCGGTAGCCAGAATCTTGGTGCGGTGCCAGTGcgggtggatggggaggagggggtcagttagACCTGTGTTCCAAGCATATTCCGGTGAATACCACTAATAAAAGAgagccttaattaataacaagaaagagccaccagcaggcgggggttttactactttctactaggaaaaatggcccaaatttcaccCAAACTACCCCTTTCTAGTGTTTATGAGGATGTTCCAATCCGCGGTGTTAAGTGAGCCGGTGGGGCTCCCAACGCTTGGGCTAGTGAGGCTTTCACACCAAACCGAACTTATAGTTGACCTGGGATCGACTGAGGAGGGGATTATAAAAAGACGAAAAAAtgttgttaacttttttttttttttgtaggatatACCAGAGCGGCAAAACCCTTCGTCAGGACAGAATGCAACTACGCCCcctaagaaataaaaatataattttaagtATGTATGAAAacgtttattttttaattgtggaTTTTAATTGAATTCAgaagaattttgtttttatagcatgtttgtttttaatatttcattGCCTTATTTTGTTTACTGATTATTAAGGACTTGAATGACAAGCCATTGTATTTGGGCATACTTGAAAGACCTGTAACACACTTTATCTGGTGTAAATACCTGAACCAGAACTACAAAACACTTCCAGGTACTTACACCAGAGAAAGAGAACTGCTACACAGTTTCTCTGGTATAAgttggacctgaaagagaactgctACACAGTTTCTCTGGTATAAgttggacctgaaagagaactgctACACAGTTTCTCTGGTATAAgttggacctgaaagagaactgctACACAGTTTCTCTGGTATAAgttggacctgaaagagaactgctACACAGTTTCTCTGGTATAAgttggacctgaaagagaactgctACACCGTTTCTCTGGTATAAGTTGGACATGATAGGAAAGTTCCTTGCTTAAAAGCTAGGAGAGTTTTCCTGTCAATCAAAGGCAGGACTTTAGCCCTGCCAGGGTTTTCAATGGTCCAGGGTCTTTTTAAATACAGAGGAGGATACTAGGGCTGGGGTCCATGTCCACAGTACATTTATACTACTATATGGGCTAGAGCCTTTGTCATTATAATGTAAAACTTATTTTCCTATTAAGAACAGCCTCTCTGGCAGGTGAAGCAGGCAATTATTGCCGAAATACTGGCAGTGTCTGGAGACTTCACAGGACCTAAGAGAAACTGGTTACAACACGGTTAAGGTATTCATTACCTATGCAGTGAAAAGCAGTTCAGCTGCCAATAGTAGCTGCTCAAGTATGGGTGGCttcatttattactttttttgtgTAATTACCTTTCAAATTTCTTAAGGACTGTGGTTATTAATAAGAAAATATATTATCACAAAATAATATAGAACCCAGAATGCTGCACAAAAACAAGTACTAAAGCTCACTTAATGTAAAGCAAAAATGGTATATTCTAACATTGAGGTACTCCCTTCTCGGGCGTTACCCTTAACGATAGTGGACATTAAGTCTACCCATATGGATTTGCATTTTCCCTGTATTTTGTTGTTTGTCCAAGAAGaggggaattttatttttttaaggtatttttcagcaaaaagtcaaacctGAATAACCAAACTCaaatttagaaaagatcaggaccACAGATTATGcttctcaatctgctggagtcagagctatactgagggatcgcagatggcacaccagtatatctaggggatgcttttctctgactccatctgctggacgggaggcataacccagcagccTGGAccgatcctggtacgtacagggaagagggGAATACTATTTTTAAGGTCTTTTTGGGTTGACACAATGATCTATCGAAGCCAGGTGTGGCCAGTTCTGGCCTGTAATGCCTGCCCTCTCCTCCTTTACTAAATCTGCACTCTCCTGTGGTATCAGGGCATagtctcccctctgagccagtagtGAGCGCAAAAAGTCAAGAGAAATGAACTGGGTAACCATTCACAGAAGGAGACCATTCGGGAGGTGGAAGTCTGAGAGCATAAACTTGTCCACATTCCCCAGTGTAACCAGTTGTGGTGGAAGCATTCTTTTCAGACAAGAAAAACAAACTGTACAGGAGCTAACCAAATCCCACAGCCTTTCTTCCAAACGAAAGGACCCATAAGATCTCGGGATAGTTCTTACACTGCTCCAATCAACATATCAGAGCATCCATAACCAATATGGCTACTTACATTCTGCACTACTAGGCATGGTGTACTGGTTTCTAACCTGAAAAGCAGTTTTGTCGtctgcaaaacaaagaaaatcaaTTACAAAATATAGCAAAGAGGGTCATTGTGGGAGGGAAACCATGGAATCAAATTCTAGAAGAATATTAAAATGCTAACACtgccatccagcactccctgtgcCTCACCTAGAGCCCTCCCATCCAGTACTATGACTCAGCCCACTCCGCAAGCTGTTGCCCAGCACTCCCTGTCTCACTCGCAGACCTCCCACTCTCACCCACTGCACTCCGTAAGACATCTCTCCTACATTAGAACTGTTTTGTACTTTTTTCTCCCAAAGCCATGCATGCAGTTACtgagacaaaaaaatgaaacttagCAGATTTGCACATACAAATATTTAATAAGCAGGAGACCAATAAAATACATTCACTGCGGTTTACAATCCCCAGCAAAAAAAGTGAGAGGAGTCAGACCCATCCATTCACCAACAGCTgcaggggctggggaggaggatAGTGTCCCAATTGATCTGGCCACACATGCCTCCTTCCAAAGAAAAGGTAAGTATACATGCACTGTTCCAGTGATAAAGGTCCCCGTGTAATAATGGTCCCACAGGTTAACTGCTGTGTGGAGCCCAGTTCATCTCCATCTGGGCCTGCTACTGCAGAGTAGCAATGCAATGCAAAGTGGTGGCTGTGTTCCCTCTTGGAATGATGGCATTCCACGGGAACTGGCGTCTGATGTCATACTGCCAAGGCCTGCACAGTGGCAAGCAGAGGGAGCTTTTACCATCTTAAGGCTGCACAACAGAGGACACTTCTGTTGTCAGCAGTATGCAATTGGCAGCTTTTCAGATAACTTGGCTTTCATGGTACAAATGCACTAAGGGTccaaaaaaaaagacttccttgTAAACAAATAAGCAGAGAAGGTTGGAAGCGCTCTGGATTCACATGAGAGCACTAGGCCTGGATTTCTAATGAATTCTGGGACTCATTCTGTTTTTACTAAGACAGTAAGCCCCCAATTCACTAGAAAACATGTCAGCCATGGTCTGTGATTCAGGCCTGCCTGTTGCAGAtccaaaatcatttgaaaatgttAACCTAGTTCTCAATGCTGTTGCTTCCTCCTTCGTCAGCTTTATTGCTGTAAAATATTTCATGTTTGGGGTTTTTACACTTTTTGGAATGGAAGATGTATGCCTCTTCCTATGTCCACATcaccatgttttaaaatcaccctAAGCCCTGCTTTTCAGCAGTCCACGCATCCGTGTCTGCACAGGGCTTTTATAGAACAATAATTAGCACCCCAGCCCCATCGCACCTTGGTTTAGAAGTAATGTAGCAGTAATCAGATGTGCACATTGTTTATTTTAAAGTGAAAAAACATAATGGCATAAAACTGGAACCAAAAGAAAGGAGAACGAGGAATAAGACCAGCACAAAATGACCAATCAGGTAGGTTGATCTTTCAAGTGACCAAGCTGCTGTTACTATGAATGTGGCAACTGGTATACAGTAGGATCTTCAAGCAGCATAGATCAGacagatctgggggggggggggggataaatgcCTGGGATAGTGCATGTTGGGCAATGAACAGCTTCATCACAAATTCTCTCATCAAAAATTAAACTGCTCCCCCCTCTACACCCTAAGATTTTCTTCTcctccccaaaaatgaaatgtgaataTTAAAAGGTGCCCTGCCGCCCTCCTCTCACTCTGAACCCAAGGGAGGGGTCAAGTACAGGATCCTGAGCAGCCGGTGCTGGGCAGGGGGATCATGagtttgtcggggggggggggggggtttgcgcTGCATCAGGATCCGCTCGCAGACATGGAGAGGAGGGAGCtttgtctctcgctctctctccaccctttggccatctgaggggggggggggggggaatcagtgcTGCATGGGCTCAGGACTATTGTTAGGCTCCACTTTCCTGGGGCTGTGGTCTCTGGCATGATGAGCCCCCTTCCTGTGGCCCCGGATACAGTGAGCGTTGCCACAACCTTCCTCGTCCTCGCTCTCTGAGGAGCTCTCACCAAAGGCCCGGGGCTTCTCATAGATGCAGCAACctgtccagaggggggggggggggggggagcaagagaAGACGAAGGAAAGAAAGACAAGAGGGGTCAGCCAAAAAAAAGAGCAGagtggagaagaaaaaaatagtcGCGTTACAAAACCTCAGCTGCCCCCTTGACACAGAAAAGTAAACCAACAATTTTCTTAGCTGGAAAGGTGGCTTCGTGTCAAAGCCTCATCCAAGCAGGTGGATGGCTTGGCTCTGTCTCGGGCACTGCAGGGTGCGGGGCACCTTGCTCCTGCTCTCTGCTGGGGCAGCGTGGGGGGAGTTTGGCTCTGACACGTCCGGTGCTGCACCAGCGTGTGGGGCCTGCACTGCTGCAGCCCGTGCTGTACTTGTTCTGTGATATGGGGGGGAGGTTCAATTAGATCTTACCTGTTAAATGGCCTTCCTCGCGTCTCCACCGCCCAGTAACCAGGGGGgggattctccctccccccagcagatgggggggggggggggggggacgtgcACAAAAGCTGCTGCTCTGCCCTCACTACCATAAAGACTGACCCAGCAGAGGGGAAGGCAGTAGTTTTTTGCCAAAGTGATACATCCCTTGGTGCCATAGAACACTGGTTCCCTACTTCCAAAACCTAACCCCAAAAAGTAACAAAGAGGAAAAGAAATGCTAAGGAAGTGGAAGAATAGCCTGCCTATGCTCTCTTGTTACTTACATTCTGCTGAACCTGAATTTCTAATACActatttctctgttttattctctactTACGGGTGGGATCTGGACTGGGCTGGCAGGAAGATGTAACTGAACCTTCCTCgtcgtcctgccagaccagtaacCCGTGGGATGGACCTATGCTGGGATTCCTAGCGCTGCTTCTAGAACCCCTGTACTAAAACTCGCCTCCTGGCTGTGCGGTGGAAGGATGCCCATGTGGCCACCCTGCAGCTAGCCCTGGGCATAACTGCTCGGTAGTCTGGCCAAGACGTTGCTTGTGCTCTTGTAGAATGCACCCTCAGCCCCTCCGGAACTGGTTGGTTTTTCATCACGTCGGCTGCCGCTGTCATCTCCTTAATCCATCTAACCTTTGAGGCCTTGGTCGCTTGCCCGCATCAGGTCTCTGACCCCCTGTCCGGGTCCACTCCCTGAGGGGAGGCAGGCTCATCCTGCATCTCGATCCCTGGGGGTCGCCCTCAGCCCCAGCATGCCACAAGCCCAGGTGCTTAAAGCAGATCTCCTGCCGATGCCTGCCTTGGCCTGGGTACCTGGCTGCCTCTCTCTGAACCACTTCTCTCCAGCACCCTTCCACGCCAGGAAGGCTCCGTGCAACAGAAGGACAAACTCCTCCGGCTCCTCGGTCCCCTGCAAGAGAAGACTGCCATCCAAGCCACCTGCCCCACAGGGGAGAGGGGAATCTCTGGGCTCCCGATGGGGTGAAGTCCCCAGGATGTGATCCCTCGCAGGCACGACAGAAACAGTGGCCCCCAAAGACCGGGAGGCCCTCCTCTCCTTGGAGCCGCCCGCAGAGGTTCCCCCTCTGCACCAGCTGTGCATCGGGAGAGGAACGAGCGGGAATGAAGATGAGCCGACCAGAGCCCGCAGGCCCTGCAAGCTGCCATGTGTGGCTTAGGCGCCATCAGGACAGGAGGTGCCAATGCGTCCCGAACATGCCGACACTGAAGTAGGCTGCACCGATCCAGGCTGAGGCGCGCGTCGCAGTGGCCGAAGCGATGCACGTCCCCATCTAAGCATAGACGGAAGCTTTCCCCGCTGGGGAACATAGAACCCGTGGCAGATTCCTTCAGCTCTCCCACCTGTGGGCGCTGGCAGCTCCCGCTGACAGACTGCCCCAGTCACTGGCCGCAGACAATCTCCCAGCCTCATAAAGAAAACCTCCCCTGCTCTAGTTTCCCCTTCctaattattttgtatttttattttttgtaatttcatTGATAAAGAAAAATGGATTCTTCCCTCAGCAGCAGCTGGCAGGAGGCGATGtcagagggagccagtcccctggctatcaaaaCCGCCGGAAACAAACTGGCTACAGCAGACAGGAGTTTCCAACCCCCTCAGACAgccggctcaacccgagggatggcccacaaactAAACCTAGCAACTTGGGGAACCATGCCAACTTCTCTAATCAAAAAAAACTCTTCACTATCTCCAAAATTCAACtttcagtcaggactgcaggtctgcacctctaccatctgctggagacagagaaatactgagggactgcaggcggcCCTCTCGGTtacgtagcagtgcctcaaagttttgctctgtctccatctgctggtagggatgcataaacccactgatCGGGGCATGAACAGGAATGGCGCTTTGACCACTGACTTCAGTACCAAATTCAGGTCCTATGGAAGTACTATGATCCTTCGTGGAGGTCTCACCCGCTTCAAGCCCCTGAGAAAGGGCACTAAATCTGTTACCGGCCACCACAATCCCTCCGCACGGCCCTCTGAAACCCGCAGTCGCTGCCACTTGCACCCTCGACGTGTTGACCGCTTGCCCTTTTGTCTAGCCCTTCCTGTGAAATCTGCAGGATTGATGCAATCTCTGCGAGCAATTCCCTCGTCCTTTCGGCCGCCTTTACTGTGCCACAGTAAGGACGGGGGAATTCCCTACTCCATGTGAAAATGGGGGAACTACCAGCGCTTTGTTTGCCAGCTTTGGGTCCAGGACTGGCCGAACGTTTCCCCCCTCCTTTGGTACTAGGAAATAAATGGAGGACACCCCTGTGCCTTCCTGGCAGAATGACCGGCCGTGGGACTAACCTGTCCCACGGTGGCCGGGCAGCCTTATAcggggagaaagggaaggaatcTTCTAAAGGGAATTTTAGCGCTGGGCGACACCCACTGGTCCTCTGTTGCCTTGGCCCATGCCTAATAAAAGATCTGGAATCTGCCCCCTACCTGGGGAAGCATGCAGAGGGCCTGCTTCCCGTCATTTAAGGGGGGGCTGAGGAATTCCCTTCCTTTGGAAATtgcctattccccccccccccccccccaaagtgctgTGATCTGCCCGGGAGGGAGATCTGGCCTCTACTGCTCCTCTCGCCATGCTCCCTGGGCCACTGTCTCCAATTGCCCCCACTTATGAAACCTCTGGGCCTCGTTCCTCCACAGTCTTTACCATTTTCTGTAGGTCATCTCCTTACGCTAGCCTTCCAAACCTGATCTTGGACGCAGAGTCTGCTGCCCAGGTTTTCAGCCACAAGAGCCTCCATGCCATGACTTCTGTTGCTGCTAATTTAGCTGAAACTCGTTTGAGGTTATGCACAGTATTTGCCACAAAGGCTGCTTCAGATTGCACTAGGGACACAGCCACCTCTGTTCCCAGAGCCTCCTGCCTCTTCGGGACCCTGGATCTCCTGCTGAGACCAGATGAGAAGGGGCCTGGCTCCGTAGTCCCCGCAGATAGCTGATAGctcaaaacctttttttcagCAGGGTCTCCACTTTCCTACCCTGGGGATCTTTCAGGGCTGTTCCACCTCCCACTGAAATTGTAGTCGTCTTTGCTACTGCAGATTTAGAAGTCTCTCCTTTATCCTGCC
The DNA window shown above is from Rhinatrema bivittatum chromosome 19, aRhiBiv1.1, whole genome shotgun sequence and carries:
- the PPP1R11 gene encoding E3 ubiquitin-protein ligase PPP1R11, which translates into the protein MAESAATVGPSSATVTETSAAEPENRSVTIKLRKRKPDKKVEWSSDTVDNEHLGRRSSKCCCIYEKPRAFGESSSESEDEEGCGNAHCIRGHRKGAHHARDHSPRKVEPNNSPEPMQH